The Burkholderia lata genome contains a region encoding:
- a CDS encoding GNAT family N-acetyltransferase, protein MNTQFNGTADVVGNAGSAPVLVRELASKDREHMLTHFLSLDEEDRLLRFGQMVPDHVIENYVRTIDFGRDTVFGVFDHDLELIGVGHLAYLPAEGDKRTAEFGVSVLESARGRGVGSKLFERAAIRSRNTHVTMLYMHCLSRNATMMHIAKKSGMRIEYAYGEADAYLSLPPADHSTIIAEMLQEQAAVFDYAMKRQARRTTKFIESLMPAALTA, encoded by the coding sequence ATGAACACGCAATTCAACGGCACTGCCGATGTCGTCGGCAACGCCGGGTCTGCGCCGGTTCTCGTCAGGGAACTGGCTTCCAAAGACCGTGAGCACATGCTCACTCACTTTCTCTCGCTCGACGAAGAGGACCGCCTGCTGCGCTTCGGCCAGATGGTGCCCGACCACGTGATCGAGAACTATGTCCGCACGATCGACTTCGGCCGCGACACCGTGTTCGGCGTGTTCGACCACGACCTCGAACTGATCGGCGTCGGCCACCTGGCCTACCTGCCGGCCGAGGGCGACAAGCGCACGGCCGAATTCGGCGTGTCGGTGCTCGAAAGCGCACGCGGCCGCGGTGTCGGCTCGAAGCTGTTCGAGCGCGCGGCGATCCGCAGCCGCAACACGCACGTGACGATGCTGTACATGCACTGCCTGTCGCGTAACGCGACGATGATGCACATCGCGAAGAAATCCGGGATGCGGATCGAGTACGCGTACGGCGAAGCCGATGCGTACCTGTCGCTGCCGCCGGCCGACCACTCGACGATCATCGCCGAGATGCTGCAGGAGCAGGCCGCGGTGTTCGACTACGCGATGAAGCGCCAGGCGCGCCGCACCACGAAGTTCATCGAATCGCTGATGCCCGCCGCCCTGACGGCGTAA
- the paaA gene encoding 1,2-phenylacetyl-CoA epoxidase subunit PaaA, with product MYTQSLDIPGNVAPLDAAAESPEQARFDAVMAADGKIEPQDWMPDAYRKTLVRQISQHAHSEVVGMLPEGNWISRAPSLKRKAILLAKVQDEAGHGLYLYSAAETLGVSRDSLIDALLAGKAKYSSIFNYPTPTWADVGVIGWLVDGAAIMNQIPLCRCTYGPYARAMIRVCKEESFHQRQGFDALLSMMKGSDAQRAMVQQAVNRWWWPVLMMFGPSDADSVHSNQSAKWGIKRISNDDLRQKFVDATVDQAKVLGVTLPDPDLKWNEARGHHDYGTIDWDEFWRVVNGDGPCNKERLATRVKAHEDGAWVREAALAHEAKRRARAEQQAA from the coding sequence ATGTACACGCAATCCCTCGACATCCCCGGCAACGTCGCGCCACTCGACGCCGCAGCCGAGTCGCCCGAGCAGGCGCGGTTCGATGCGGTCATGGCCGCCGACGGCAAGATCGAACCGCAGGACTGGATGCCCGATGCCTATCGCAAGACGCTGGTACGCCAGATCTCGCAGCACGCGCACTCGGAAGTCGTCGGCATGCTGCCTGAAGGCAACTGGATCTCGCGCGCGCCGAGCCTGAAGCGCAAGGCGATCCTGCTCGCGAAGGTCCAGGACGAAGCCGGCCACGGCCTCTATCTTTATAGCGCGGCCGAAACGCTCGGCGTATCGCGCGATTCGCTGATCGACGCGCTGCTCGCCGGCAAGGCGAAATACTCGAGCATCTTCAACTACCCGACGCCCACCTGGGCCGACGTCGGTGTGATCGGCTGGCTCGTCGACGGCGCCGCGATCATGAACCAGATCCCGCTGTGCCGCTGCACGTACGGCCCGTACGCGCGCGCGATGATCCGCGTGTGCAAGGAAGAATCGTTCCACCAGCGTCAAGGCTTCGACGCGCTGCTCTCGATGATGAAGGGCAGCGACGCGCAACGCGCGATGGTCCAGCAGGCCGTGAACCGCTGGTGGTGGCCGGTGCTGATGATGTTCGGCCCGAGCGACGCCGATTCGGTTCACAGCAACCAGTCCGCGAAATGGGGCATCAAGCGGATCTCGAACGACGACCTGCGGCAGAAGTTCGTCGACGCGACGGTCGACCAGGCGAAGGTGCTCGGCGTGACGCTGCCCGACCCCGACCTGAAGTGGAACGAGGCGCGCGGCCACCACGACTACGGCACGATCGACTGGGACGAATTCTGGCGCGTAGTCAACGGCGACGGCCCGTGCAACAAGGAACGTCTCGCGACCCGCGTGAAAGCGCACGAGGACGGCGCATGGGTGCGCGAAGCCGCACTCGCCCACGAAGCAAAGCGCCGCGCACGCGCCGAACAGCAAGCCGCCTGA
- the paaC gene encoding 1,2-phenylacetyl-CoA epoxidase subunit PaaC — protein MTITPEHLSYVLRLADNTLILGQRNAEWCGHGPILEEDIALTNMSLDLIGQARMLYTHAAELERQLTGATKTEDDYAYFRTEREFANFTLAELPHYGPIAGTAHADNDYAVTIVRNFLYSALMLHVWTALETSTDTQLAAIAAKSVKETRYHVQHAREWLVRLGDGTDESHRRAQNALDYLTPYTREFFAADAIDDAVAAEGIAPAPAALEAAWRADVDDALAEATLTLPAAVQHVTTGKQGEHSEHMGYLLAEMQSLARQHPGSSW, from the coding sequence ATGACGATCACGCCCGAACACCTCTCCTACGTGCTGCGCCTCGCGGACAACACGCTGATCCTCGGTCAGCGCAACGCCGAATGGTGCGGCCACGGCCCGATCCTCGAGGAAGACATCGCGCTCACCAACATGAGCCTCGACCTCATCGGCCAGGCGCGCATGCTGTACACGCACGCGGCCGAACTCGAGCGCCAGCTCACCGGCGCGACGAAGACCGAGGACGACTACGCGTACTTCCGCACCGAACGCGAGTTCGCGAACTTCACGCTCGCCGAGCTGCCGCACTACGGCCCGATCGCCGGCACCGCGCACGCCGACAACGACTACGCGGTGACGATCGTGCGCAACTTCCTGTACTCGGCGCTGATGCTGCACGTGTGGACCGCGCTCGAAACGTCCACCGACACGCAGCTCGCCGCGATCGCCGCGAAATCGGTGAAGGAAACCCGCTACCACGTGCAGCACGCGCGCGAGTGGCTGGTTCGCCTCGGTGACGGCACCGACGAATCGCACCGCCGCGCACAGAACGCGCTCGACTACCTGACGCCGTACACGCGCGAATTCTTCGCCGCCGATGCGATCGACGACGCGGTCGCCGCCGAGGGCATCGCCCCCGCGCCGGCCGCACTCGAAGCGGCATGGCGCGCGGATGTGGACGACGCGCTCGCGGAAGCGACGCTCACGCTGCCGGCCGCCGTGCAGCATGTGACGACCGGCAAGCAGGGCGAGCACTCGGAGCACATGGGCTACCTGCTCGCGGAAATGCAGAGCCTCGCGCGCCAGCATCCCGGCTCGAGCTGGTAA
- the paaB gene encoding 1,2-phenylacetyl-CoA epoxidase subunit PaaB: MNKEWPIWEVFVRSKQGLDHKHCGSLHAADASMALRMARDVYTRRQEGVSIWVVPSSAITASDPNEKAELFEPAGDKIYRHPTFYTLPDEVNHM, from the coding sequence ATGAACAAGGAATGGCCGATCTGGGAAGTGTTCGTGCGCAGCAAGCAGGGGCTCGACCACAAGCATTGCGGCAGCCTGCACGCCGCCGACGCGTCAATGGCGCTGCGCATGGCGCGCGACGTCTACACGCGCCGCCAGGAAGGCGTCAGCATCTGGGTGGTGCCGTCGTCGGCCATTACCGCTTCGGATCCGAACGAAAAGGCGGAGCTGTTCGAACCGGCGGGCGACAAGATCTACCGTCACCCGACGTTCTACACGCTGCCCGACGAAGTCAACCACATGTAA
- a CDS encoding DUF1835 domain-containing protein, giving the protein MSTIHVIQGGTAAASLREALAQTGRDELVVGLLDDLGVGPLKGADETPDTRAAFWQRVLGDQIPDWNAEIEGEFARLDQLATDTGQVVVWHAPSVGDKLLLRRVAYHLRNVPQRLNEVRLSAADLDSAPSRTDQACATGMFSPAELARKRPVAAPISVLRIGRLALEWQEAKHLNAELRYWVSNTIKSGYYEDLDALIVARAETDWRPAGRLVGGIMADADRGGLFVSDSIAWWRCRELAAAGRLELQDDAPDALSSTQVRAARAATTHR; this is encoded by the coding sequence ATGAGTACCATTCATGTGATTCAGGGCGGCACCGCCGCCGCGTCACTGCGCGAAGCACTTGCGCAAACCGGACGCGACGAGCTCGTCGTCGGATTGCTCGACGATCTCGGCGTCGGGCCGCTCAAGGGCGCCGACGAGACGCCCGACACGCGCGCCGCCTTCTGGCAGCGCGTGCTCGGCGACCAGATTCCCGACTGGAACGCAGAGATCGAAGGCGAGTTCGCGCGCCTCGACCAGCTCGCGACCGATACAGGCCAGGTGGTGGTGTGGCATGCGCCGAGCGTCGGCGACAAGTTGCTGCTGCGCCGCGTCGCCTATCACCTGCGCAACGTCCCGCAACGCCTGAACGAAGTGCGGCTGTCGGCCGCCGACCTCGACTCGGCGCCGTCGCGCACCGACCAGGCGTGCGCGACCGGCATGTTCTCGCCGGCCGAGCTGGCGCGGAAGCGCCCGGTGGCCGCGCCGATCTCGGTGCTGCGCATCGGCCGCCTCGCGCTCGAATGGCAGGAGGCGAAGCACCTGAACGCCGAGCTGCGTTACTGGGTCAGCAACACGATCAAGAGCGGCTACTACGAGGATCTCGACGCGTTGATCGTCGCGCGGGCGGAAACCGACTGGCGGCCCGCGGGGCGCCTCGTCGGCGGCATCATGGCCGACGCCGACCGCGGCGGGCTGTTCGTCAGCGACTCGATCGCCTGGTGGCGTTGCCGCGAGCTCGCGGCAGCCGGCCGGCTCGAGCTGCAGGACGACGCGCCCGACGCCCTCTCTTCCACGCAGGTGCGCGCGGCCCGCGCGGCCACCACGCACCGCTAA
- a CDS encoding TetR/AcrR family transcriptional regulator, which translates to MARTRAPDHESQREQILDLAADKFAQTSYPSTSMSDLATASGTSKARLYHYYESKEAILFDLLDRYTKRLMLIIAEVEGASQRRGLSERDAFAELVRAFLAEYETSHSRHVALLNDVKYLEDAQREIVLDRQRDIVAAFTRQLARAYPDRISKENQTSVTMMVFGMINWTFTWLKPGGRLGYRDFAEQVIDLIERGLSTAA; encoded by the coding sequence ATGGCCCGTACCCGAGCGCCCGACCACGAATCCCAGCGCGAGCAGATCCTCGATCTGGCCGCCGACAAATTCGCGCAGACGAGCTACCCGAGCACGTCGATGTCCGATCTCGCGACCGCGAGCGGCACGTCGAAGGCACGCCTCTATCACTATTACGAGAGCAAGGAAGCGATCCTGTTCGACCTGCTCGACCGCTACACGAAACGGCTGATGCTGATCATCGCCGAGGTCGAAGGGGCGAGCCAGCGACGCGGCCTCAGCGAGCGCGACGCGTTTGCGGAGCTGGTGCGCGCATTCCTCGCCGAATACGAGACGTCGCACAGCCGGCACGTCGCGCTGCTCAACGACGTGAAGTATCTCGAGGACGCGCAGCGTGAAATCGTGCTCGACCGCCAGCGCGACATCGTCGCGGCGTTCACAAGACAGCTCGCCCGCGCGTATCCGGACCGCATCTCGAAGGAAAACCAGACGTCCGTGACGATGATGGTGTTCGGGATGATCAACTGGACGTTCACGTGGCTGAAGCCGGGCGGCCGCCTCGGCTACCGCGACTTCGCCGAGCAAGTGATCGACCTGATCGAGCGCGGGCTGTCGACGGCCGCCTGA
- the paaE gene encoding 1,2-phenylacetyl-CoA epoxidase subunit PaaE — MATPQFHPLRIRDVRPETADAVTVSFDVPPELRDAYRFTQGQFVTLKTHIDGEETRRSYSICVGTTDYDRDGELRIGIKRVRGGRFSNFAFDSLQPGHTIDVMTPDGRFFTHLNADHGKQYVAFSGGSGITPVLAIVKTTLELEPRSTFTLIYGNRSVDAIMFAEELEDLKNRYMNRFVLYHVLSDDQQDVELFNGVLDQTKCAEFLGTLTPADAIDEAFICGPAPMMDAAEAALKAAGVPQAKVHVERFGTPLPQAGAPVVEITDQTPAADLEIVLDGKKRKLRLPYEGVSLLDVGLRAGLALPYACKGGVCCTCRAKVLEGEVRMEKNYTLEEHEVKDGFVLTCQCHPISDKVVVSYDER, encoded by the coding sequence ATGGCGACCCCGCAATTTCATCCGCTGCGTATCCGCGACGTGCGGCCCGAGACCGCCGACGCCGTAACCGTCTCCTTCGACGTGCCGCCCGAGCTGCGCGATGCGTACCGCTTCACGCAGGGCCAGTTCGTCACGCTGAAGACCCACATCGACGGCGAGGAAACGCGCCGCTCGTATTCGATCTGCGTCGGCACGACGGACTACGACCGTGACGGCGAACTGCGCATCGGCATCAAGCGCGTGCGCGGCGGCCGCTTCTCGAACTTCGCGTTCGACTCGCTCCAGCCGGGCCACACGATCGACGTGATGACGCCGGACGGCCGTTTCTTCACGCACCTGAACGCCGATCACGGCAAGCAGTACGTCGCGTTTTCCGGCGGCTCCGGGATCACGCCGGTGCTCGCGATCGTGAAGACGACGCTCGAACTCGAACCGCGCAGCACGTTCACGCTGATCTACGGCAACCGCAGCGTCGACGCGATCATGTTCGCGGAGGAGCTCGAGGACCTGAAGAACCGCTACATGAACCGCTTCGTCCTCTATCACGTGCTGTCGGACGACCAGCAGGACGTCGAGCTGTTCAACGGCGTGCTCGACCAGACGAAATGCGCGGAATTCCTCGGCACGCTGACGCCGGCCGACGCGATCGACGAGGCTTTCATCTGCGGCCCCGCGCCGATGATGGATGCGGCCGAGGCCGCGCTGAAGGCGGCCGGCGTGCCGCAGGCGAAGGTGCACGTCGAGCGCTTCGGCACGCCGCTGCCGCAGGCCGGCGCGCCGGTCGTCGAAATCACCGACCAGACGCCGGCCGCCGACCTGGAAATCGTGCTCGACGGCAAGAAGCGCAAGCTGCGGCTGCCGTACGAAGGCGTGAGCCTGCTCGATGTCGGCCTGCGCGCGGGCCTCGCGCTGCCGTACGCGTGCAAGGGCGGCGTGTGCTGCACGTGCCGTGCGAAGGTGCTCGAGGGCGAAGTGCGGATGGAGAAGAACTACACGCTCGAAGAGCATGAAGTGAAGGACGGCTTCGTGCTCACGTGCCAGTGCCACCCGATCAGCGACAAGGTCGTCGTGAGCTACGACGAGCGTTGA
- a CDS encoding SGNH/GDSL hydrolase family protein has translation MSFRSSIAAAVLGAVVLVSPLAASASAAPAGWVAAWATALQPIPDLAAPPPLYRAPDVSGRAVRQIVYPTVSGRAARIRVSNAYGRTPLIVEAASLARAGEGAALAGGVAAPVRFGGKASVTLGPGQELESDPVAIDVTAGRPYAINLQMGPNQRMTVWHRVSNQFNYVSAPGDHVNDPGAAAFRTRFTQYAWVTELAVEAGAAHASVAAIGDSITDGLRSSVNRNHRWPDALARRLTASGVESIGVTNLGISGNRLLSDSACYGTSLASRFERDALSRAGVKAAIVLIGINDINFAAMPPRAGLDCDHPHTQVTAASLIDGYRRLIEAAHRQGVKVFGATLTPAGLPAGREAIRLEVNRWIRSGSGFDGVVDFDAVLRDPARPSVLQRRYDSGDGIHPSDAGYAAMADAVPVEQLQAAVGGK, from the coding sequence ATGTCATTCCGAAGCAGTATCGCCGCGGCCGTGCTGGGTGCGGTTGTCCTTGTATCGCCGCTTGCGGCGTCGGCCTCGGCCGCGCCGGCCGGATGGGTTGCCGCGTGGGCGACCGCGCTGCAGCCGATTCCCGACCTTGCCGCACCGCCGCCGCTTTATCGCGCACCCGACGTGTCCGGGCGAGCCGTACGCCAGATCGTCTACCCGACTGTGTCGGGGCGCGCCGCGCGGATCCGCGTCAGTAATGCATATGGCCGTACGCCGCTGATCGTCGAGGCGGCGAGCCTCGCGCGCGCCGGCGAAGGGGCGGCACTTGCCGGCGGTGTGGCGGCGCCGGTCCGGTTCGGCGGCAAGGCTTCGGTGACGCTTGGGCCGGGCCAGGAACTTGAAAGCGATCCGGTGGCGATCGACGTGACGGCCGGGCGGCCGTACGCGATCAACCTCCAGATGGGACCGAACCAGCGGATGACGGTCTGGCACCGCGTGTCGAACCAGTTCAACTATGTGTCTGCACCGGGCGATCACGTGAATGATCCGGGTGCGGCCGCGTTCCGCACCCGCTTTACCCAATATGCATGGGTGACCGAGCTCGCGGTCGAGGCCGGGGCCGCGCACGCCAGCGTTGCCGCGATCGGCGATTCGATCACCGATGGGCTGCGCTCGAGCGTGAACCGGAACCACCGTTGGCCGGACGCATTGGCGCGTCGGCTGACCGCCTCGGGCGTGGAGTCGATCGGCGTCACGAATCTTGGTATCAGCGGGAACCGGCTGCTTAGCGATTCTGCGTGCTACGGCACGTCGCTGGCGTCGCGGTTCGAGCGCGATGCGCTGTCGCGCGCGGGTGTGAAGGCGGCGATCGTGCTGATCGGGATCAATGACATCAACTTCGCGGCGATGCCGCCGCGCGCGGGGCTCGATTGTGACCACCCGCATACGCAGGTCACCGCTGCATCGCTGATCGACGGCTACCGCCGGCTGATCGAAGCAGCGCATCGTCAGGGTGTGAAGGTTTTCGGTGCGACGCTGACACCGGCCGGGCTGCCGGCGGGGCGCGAAGCGATCCGGCTTGAGGTGAACCGGTGGATCCGGAGCGGTAGCGGGTTCGACGGTGTGGTCGACTTCGATGCGGTGCTGCGCGATCCGGCGCGCCCGAGTGTGCTGCAGCGTCGCTACGATAGCGGCGACGGCATTCACCCGAGCGACGCCGGCTACGCGGCGATGGCCGACGCGGTGCCGGTCGAGCAACTGCAGGCTGCCGTAGGCGGCAAGTGA
- the paaD gene encoding 1,2-phenylacetyl-CoA epoxidase subunit PaaD, which produces MSVQTAAPADTLPAARHVDPLLARAWDVLEAVPDPEIPVVSIRELGILRDVRRADDGQLEVVITPTYSGCPAMSQIAEDIAAALQAADLPPHRIETVLAPAWTTDWITQEARDKLRAYGIAPPVGQCGTAAPQEKVVRFVPRPVAAPACPRCGSARTERLAQFASTACKALYRCVDCREPFDYFKPY; this is translated from the coding sequence ATGTCCGTCCAGACCGCCGCCCCCGCCGACACGCTGCCCGCCGCACGCCACGTCGACCCGCTGCTCGCCCGTGCATGGGACGTGCTCGAAGCCGTGCCCGATCCCGAGATCCCGGTCGTGTCGATCCGCGAGCTCGGCATCCTGCGCGACGTCCGCCGCGCGGACGACGGCCAGCTCGAGGTCGTGATCACGCCGACCTACTCGGGCTGCCCGGCCATGTCACAGATCGCGGAGGACATCGCCGCCGCGCTGCAGGCCGCCGACCTCCCTCCGCACCGGATCGAGACGGTGCTCGCGCCCGCGTGGACGACCGACTGGATCACGCAGGAAGCGCGCGACAAGCTGCGCGCGTACGGCATCGCGCCGCCGGTCGGCCAGTGCGGCACCGCCGCGCCGCAGGAAAAGGTCGTGCGCTTCGTGCCGCGGCCGGTCGCGGCGCCCGCATGCCCGCGCTGCGGCTCTGCCCGTACCGAACGTCTCGCGCAATTCGCGTCCACGGCCTGCAAGGCGCTGTATCGCTGCGTCGACTGCCGCGAACCCTTCGACTACTTCAAACCTTATTAA
- a CDS encoding Lrp/AsnC family transcriptional regulator: MAQAELDAIDRRILAILQENGRLSNQEIAERVNLSPSPCLRRIRRLEEIGVITGYVALLNPQKLGLDLLAYVSVRLEKRGGLAPVRADETSARAGATHAELFRAAVQTWPEVVACHAMTGDMDYLLRVQVEDMAHFSRFVQEHLLHHPSVIDVKTSFSLECFKETTALPIRSVR; this comes from the coding sequence ATGGCGCAAGCCGAATTGGATGCCATCGACCGGCGGATTCTCGCGATTCTTCAGGAGAACGGGCGCCTGTCGAACCAGGAGATCGCCGAGCGCGTGAACCTGTCGCCGAGCCCGTGCCTGCGGCGGATCCGGCGGCTCGAGGAGATCGGCGTGATCACCGGCTATGTCGCGCTGCTGAATCCGCAGAAGCTCGGGCTCGACCTGCTCGCATACGTGAGCGTGCGGCTCGAGAAGCGCGGCGGCCTGGCGCCGGTGCGGGCCGACGAAACGTCGGCGCGTGCGGGCGCGACCCATGCGGAGCTGTTTCGCGCGGCCGTGCAGACCTGGCCGGAAGTGGTCGCGTGCCACGCGATGACGGGAGATATGGATTACCTGCTGCGCGTGCAGGTCGAGGACATGGCGCATTTCTCCCGCTTCGTGCAGGAGCATCTGCTGCATCACCCGTCGGTGATCGACGTGAAGACGAGCTTTTCGCTCGAATGCTTCAAGGAGACGACCGCGTTGCCGATCCGATCGGTGCGCTAG